A stretch of Deltaproteobacteria bacterium PRO3 DNA encodes these proteins:
- a CDS encoding type 1 glutamine amidotransferase: MAKILICQHVGYEILGTLNPLFKDAGFRLRYVNFGRFPDQRPEVDGYDGLVLLGGPMNVDQEERFPHLSHEMRMIEAAMKRGLPVLGICLGSQLIARTLGASVRRNGVREIGWHPVALTEAGRRDPVLAHFQEEESLFHWHGDTFELPKDAVHLASSRDCRHQAFRYGDRVYGFQFHLEVDEPMIERWLVVPQHQGELEEIRHRTCPDRIRQETPGRIARLKELSEKTFGEFIKLFGERKKFLRLPSR, from the coding sequence ATGGCAAAAATCCTGATCTGCCAGCATGTCGGCTATGAAATCTTGGGCACCCTGAATCCGCTCTTCAAAGACGCGGGCTTCCGCCTTCGCTACGTCAACTTCGGGCGCTTCCCCGATCAACGCCCGGAGGTCGACGGCTACGACGGATTGGTGCTGCTCGGCGGGCCGATGAACGTCGATCAGGAGGAGCGCTTTCCCCACTTGAGCCACGAGATGCGGATGATCGAGGCCGCCATGAAGCGCGGCCTGCCGGTGCTGGGCATCTGCCTTGGATCGCAACTCATCGCCCGCACGCTGGGCGCCTCCGTGAGGCGCAACGGAGTTCGCGAGATCGGCTGGCATCCGGTCGCTTTGACGGAAGCGGGGAGGCGGGACCCGGTCTTGGCGCATTTTCAAGAGGAGGAGAGCCTGTTCCACTGGCACGGCGACACCTTCGAGCTGCCGAAGGACGCGGTCCACCTGGCCAGCTCGCGGGATTGCCGGCATCAGGCCTTTCGCTACGGCGACCGCGTCTACGGCTTTCAGTTCCACCTCGAGGTGGATGAGCCGATGATCGAGCGCTGGTTGGTGGTGCCCCAACACCAGGGCGAGTTGGAAGAGATCCGCCATCGCACCTGCCCGGACCGAATCCGGCAAGAGACGCCGGGACGCATCGCGCGCTTGAAGGAGTTGAGCGAGAAGACTTTTGGGGAATTCATCAAACTTTTCGGGGAACGGAAAAAATTCCTCCGCCTCCCCTCGCGTTGA
- a CDS encoding DUF493 domain-containing protein, which yields MNHSDSPLTFPCEFPIKAMGLKHQRFVQNVLDIVLRYAPDFPPQSVELRPSSRGKYLSVTCTITAVSLDQVSRIYTDLKAHPDVAIVL from the coding sequence ATGAACCACTCGGACAGCCCCCTCACCTTCCCCTGCGAATTTCCTATCAAGGCCATGGGCCTGAAGCACCAACGCTTCGTGCAGAACGTCCTGGACATCGTGCTGCGCTATGCGCCCGACTTCCCGCCCCAATCCGTCGAGCTGCGTCCCAGCAGCCGGGGAAAATATTTGAGCGTGACTTGCACGATCACGGCCGTCTCCTTGGATCAAGTCAGCCGCATCTACACCGACCTCAAGGCGCATCCCGACGTCGCCATCGTCCTCTGA
- a CDS encoding NAD(P)-dependent glycerol-3-phosphate dehydrogenase encodes MTARNPKKKPAAAPSGLEALVVGGGSFGTALATLLARNRRKVRLWVRREEQAQEINRRHTNKAYFPELKLPPNLEATTDLASSIAGVPFVLIAVPSKGFRDVARQVGDYITGDQVLVHSTKGIEPGTFKRMSEVLREETCALKIGVISGPSLSEELMAGNPAGATVASHYEEVVRKAQALFAGSPFRLYAGSDVIGTEIGGAFKNIIALMSGAAHGLGFGDNTKALIVTRGLYEMTLYGAALGADPVTFTGLAGIGDLMATCSSNLSRNFRTGVRFARGEKLEDILQSSGQVVEGVSATRSVHAQSKLLGLDLPMVRAVHGAFFEGQKVQDLLHRLMERPPGRENGRAKGSF; translated from the coding sequence ATGACGGCGAGGAATCCCAAAAAGAAACCTGCCGCCGCGCCCTCCGGCCTCGAGGCCCTGGTGGTGGGCGGCGGTAGTTTCGGCACCGCCCTGGCCACGCTGCTGGCCCGCAACCGCCGCAAGGTGCGGCTTTGGGTACGGCGCGAGGAGCAGGCCCAAGAGATCAACCGGCGCCACACCAACAAGGCCTATTTTCCCGAATTGAAGCTGCCGCCCAACCTCGAGGCGACCACGGACCTCGCGAGCTCCATCGCGGGGGTCCCCTTCGTCCTCATCGCGGTCCCCTCCAAGGGCTTCCGAGACGTCGCGAGGCAGGTCGGCGATTACATAACGGGAGATCAAGTCCTGGTGCATTCCACGAAGGGCATCGAGCCCGGCACCTTCAAGCGCATGTCCGAGGTCCTGCGCGAGGAGACCTGCGCCTTGAAGATCGGCGTGATCTCGGGCCCCAGCCTCTCCGAGGAGCTGATGGCCGGCAATCCCGCGGGCGCTACCGTGGCCTCGCATTACGAAGAGGTGGTCCGGAAGGCCCAGGCCTTGTTCGCAGGCAGCCCTTTCCGGCTCTATGCGGGCAGCGACGTCATCGGCACCGAGATCGGCGGCGCCTTCAAGAACATCATCGCCTTGATGTCGGGCGCCGCGCACGGCCTTGGCTTCGGCGACAACACCAAGGCCCTGATCGTGACGCGCGGACTCTACGAGATGACCCTTTACGGCGCCGCGCTGGGCGCCGACCCCGTGACCTTCACCGGCCTCGCGGGCATCGGCGACCTGATGGCGACCTGCAGCTCGAACCTGAGCCGCAACTTCCGCACGGGTGTGCGCTTCGCCAGGGGGGAGAAGCTCGAGGATATTCTACAGTCCTCGGGACAGGTGGTCGAAGGCGTGTCGGCCACGCGCTCGGTGCACGCGCAGTCCAAGCTCTTGGGGCTGGACTTGCCGATGGTCCGCGCGGTGCACGGCGCCTTCTTCGAGGGCCAGAAGGTTCAGGACCTGCTCCATCGTCTGATGGAGCGCCCTCCCGGCCGTGAGAACGGGCGGGCGAAGGGAAGCTTCTAG
- a CDS encoding SGNH/GDSL hydrolase family protein, which translates to MNSQRRLRSSLKLFLIAIVATFSFSACTGSGGGDVLYYVALGDSLAVGVQQDPTTGEDVETDEGYADQIYAALLAEFPNLQLVKLGCPGETTVTMVNGGICDDYETGSQLDDALEFLVANQEQILLVTLSIGANDVLGSDCLELPDPAQVQACFAALFPQIGSNLSLISSGLFSASDGVFPVIGMTYYNPLLASWLTGPVGQAQAMATAALQEVFNTQVLKAVYGLNGFPVADVAASFQSNNFTDMVPFPPPFNMVPINVGLICQWTYMCPNPMSGLMPDIHANAAGYKTIADTFLAVFNSL; encoded by the coding sequence ATGAACAGCCAACGCCGCTTAAGAAGCTCTCTTAAGCTCTTCTTGATCGCCATCGTCGCCACATTCTCCTTTTCCGCCTGCACCGGCAGCGGCGGCGGCGACGTCTTGTATTATGTCGCCTTGGGCGATTCGCTTGCGGTCGGCGTCCAGCAGGACCCGACGACGGGCGAAGATGTCGAGACCGACGAGGGCTATGCCGACCAGATCTACGCGGCCCTGCTGGCCGAGTTCCCGAATCTCCAGCTCGTCAAGCTGGGCTGTCCCGGCGAGACGACGGTCACGATGGTCAACGGCGGGATCTGCGACGACTACGAGACGGGCTCTCAACTCGACGACGCTTTGGAGTTCCTGGTCGCAAACCAAGAACAGATCCTCCTGGTGACGCTCAGTATCGGCGCGAACGACGTCTTGGGATCGGATTGTCTGGAGCTCCCCGATCCGGCCCAGGTCCAGGCCTGCTTCGCGGCGCTTTTTCCCCAGATCGGCTCGAACCTAAGCCTGATCTCCAGCGGCCTGTTTTCGGCCTCGGACGGGGTTTTCCCGGTCATCGGCATGACCTACTACAACCCGCTGCTCGCCTCTTGGCTGACCGGTCCGGTGGGACAGGCCCAGGCAATGGCGACAGCCGCCCTGCAGGAGGTCTTCAACACCCAAGTGTTGAAGGCGGTCTATGGCTTGAACGGCTTCCCCGTGGCGGACGTCGCGGCCTCCTTCCAGTCGAACAACTTCACGGACATGGTGCCCTTTCCGCCGCCCTTCAACATGGTGCCGATCAACGTGGGCCTGATCTGCCAATGGACCTATATGTGCCCCAACCCGATGAGCGGGCTTATGCCGGACATCCACGCGAATGCGGCCGGCTACAAGACGATCGCCGACACATTCTTGGCGGTCTTCAATTCGCTTTGA